In Fusarium falciforme chromosome 9, complete sequence, the following are encoded in one genomic region:
- a CDS encoding Chitinase, with translation MGSRTHSPSLFSFLFLTFLSPLATLAADTDANPGDVNPVPPIQEIKTEDPIASPLKEGCPRECSAAGSDPVNWTQLHSLDELSGCDQPMLFALNVQNPYSESATLYTCVTTSGSTPTRRDEISRVEARAAESSVSLASNCGAEKGTVKTTASSGRTGTLRSGDAAAASDLLANYLDNGASCGTTILFAKSGSSVVGLYVGAEVQKSSASSLIQASFQKGTQAFQVCDANDKRAETVGLFAVDSVEDLEDAQAAVKTWSNGKCVSISQATSQSVNLGVLTVGQVKTRSLQLRSRLFGLDHMLAPRADCKAIQVVSGDSCASLATKCKVTTANFNKYNPAKNFCSTLAPKQWVCCSAGTLPDKTPQPNKDGSCYTYNIKSGDSCYSISQAFGITQQRILDNNKNTWGFAGCDRLQLGQPICLSAGKNPMPLAIAGAVCGPQKPGSKLPTTAKTGWDLTGMNPCPLNACCSGYGFCGITAEFCTNTTAKGGSPGTSTPNTPGCVSNCGTKIVGNTKKPAKFLNVGYFQGYNLGRKCLNMDVGNLTALKTPYTHMHFAFAGLTPQFSVLLQPAVREQFLKFKEVKGSWKKILSFGGWADSTDASTFQLYRDAIKPANREKFATNVINVLNGHKLDGVDFDWEYPGSAGSTGSATDTANYVDFLALMRKKLGTSGKSMSVALPAAYWYLKPFPVAKIAPLVDYMVYMTYDLHGQWDYGNQYVSPGCPKGNCLRSHVNKTETLDALAMITKAGVDPAKVIIGISSYGRSFRMTDPKCTGPQCTFTGSFSVSNAEPGECTNSPGYLANAEIRKIIYDFKYKKAGVTAKSWYDAASDSDILTFGTKGKGMTDWVAYMSEATKAKRTTWAQSLNFGGVVEWAVDLEVWFSPKP, from the exons ATGGGTTCTAGAACTCATTCTCCGtcactcttttcttttctttttctcacATTCCTTTCCCCTCTTGCGACTCTCGCCGCCGACACCGACGCCAACCCGGGCGACGTGAACCCCGTGCCTCCGATCCAGGAAATCAAGACCGAGGATCCCATCGCCAGCCCGCTCAAGGAGGGCTGCCCCCGAGAATGCAGCGCTGCGGGTTCCGACCCCGTCAACTGGACGCAGCTCCACAGTCTGGATGAGCTGTCTGGGTGTGACCAGCCCATGCTGTTTGCCCTCAATGTTCAGAACCCTTACAGCGAGTCTGCGACGCTGTACACTTGTGTCACCACTTCTGGATCTACGCCAACTCGTCGGGATGAGATTAGCCGCGTAGAGGCCCGAGCTGCCGAGAGCTCTGTCTCCCTGGCTAGCAACTGCGGTGCTGAGAAGGGTACCGTCAAGACGACTGCTTCTTCTGGTCGAACTGGAACTCTTCGATCTGGTGATGCCGCGGCTGCTTCTGACCTTCTTGCTAACTACCTCGACAACGGCGCTTCTTGCGGAACTACTATTCTCTTTGCCAAGTCTGGTTCTTCTGTTGTTGGATTGTATGTCGGTGCTGAGGTGCAGAAGTCGAGCGCTTCCAGCCTTATCC AGGCTAGCTTCCAGAAGGGTACCCAGGCCTTCCAAGTCTGCGACGCCAACGACAAGCGAGCCGAGACCGTCGGCCTCTTCGCCGTCGATTCTGTCGAAGACCTCGAAGACGCCCAAGCCGCCGTCAAGACTTGGTCCAACGGAAAATGCGTCTCCATCTCCCAGGCCACCTCGCAGAGCGTCAACCTCGGCGTCCTGACCGTCGGCCAAGTCAAGACACGAAGCCTCCAGCTGCGATCCCGTCTCTTTGGCCTCGACCACATGCTCGCCCCCCGAGCTGACTGCAAGGCCATCCAGGTCGTTTCCGGCGACAGCTGTGCTTCTCTGGCTACCAAGTGCAAGGTTACCACCGCCAACTTCAACAAGTACAACCCTGCCAAGAACTTTTGCTCTACCCTTGCTCCCAAGCAGTGGGTTTGCTGCAGTGCTGGTACTCTCCCTGACAAGACTCCTCAGCCCAACAAGGACGGAAGCTGCTACACCTACAACATCAAGTCTGGGGATTCTTGCTACTCCATCTCCCAGGCCTTTGGCATCACCCAGCAGCGCATCCTCGACAACAATAAGAACACCTGGGGCTTTGCTGGCTGTGACCGTCTTCAGCTCGGTCAGCCCATCTGTCTCAGTGCTGGCAAGAACCCCATGCCCCTTGCCATCGCCGGCGCTGTCTGCGGTCCTCAGAAGCCTGGATCCAAGCTTCCCACCACTGCCAAGACTGGTTGGGATCTCACTGGCATGAACCCTTGCCCCCTTAACGCCTGCTGCTCTGGCTACGGCTTCTGCGGTATCACCGCCGAGTTCTGCACCAACACGACTGCCAAGGGTGGCTCTCCTGGTACCTCCACGCCTAACACTCCTGGCTGCGTTTCCAACTGCGGTACCAAGATTGTTGGAAACACCAAGAAGCCGGCCAAGTTCCTCAACGTCGGATACTTCCAGGGTTACAACCTCGGCCGCAAGTGCCTGAACATGGACGTTGGCAACTTGACTGCTCTCAAGACTCCTTACACTCACATGCACTTTGCCTTTGCCGGTCTCACCCCCCAGTTCTCCGTCCTCCTCCAGCCCGCCGTTCGGGAGCAGTTCCTCAAGttcaaggaggtcaagggctCCTGGAAGAAGATTCTCTCCTTCGGAGGATGGGCTGATTCCACTGATGCCTCTACCTTCCAGCTGTACCGCGATGCCATTAAGCCCGCCAACCGTGAGAAGTTTGCCACCAACGTCATCAACGTTCTCAACGGCCACAAGCTCGACGGTGTCGACTTTGACTGGGAGTACCCCGGCTCTGCTGGTTCTACCGGTTCAGCTACTGACACTGCCAACTACGTCGATTTCCTGGCCCTCATGCGAAAGAAGCTCGGCACCAGTGGCAAGTCCATGTCTGTTGCTCTCCCTGCCGCCTACTGGTACCTCAAGCCTTTCCCTGTCGCCAAGATCGCTCCCCTCGTCGACTACATGGTCTACATGACCTATGATCTCCACGGTCAATGGG ACTACGGCAACCAATACGTCAGCCCCGGCTGCCCCAAGGGAAACTGCCTCCGCTCCCACGTCAACAAGACCGAGACCCTCGACGCCCTCGCCATGATCACCAAGGCCGGAGTCGACCCcgccaaggtcatcatcgGAATCTCCAGCTACGGCCGCAGCTTCAGAATGACCGATCCCAAATGTACCGGCCCTCAGTGCACCTTTACCGGAAGCTTCAGCGTCTCCAACGCCGAGCCCGGTGAGTGCACCAACTCTCCCGGCTACCTCGCCAACGCCGAAATCCGCAAGATCATCTACGACTTCAAGTACAAGAAGGCTGGAGTAACCGCCAAGAGCTGGTACGACGCGGCCTCGGACTCCGATATTCTCACATTCGGCACTAAAGGAAAGGGCATGACGGACTGGGTTGCATACATGAGTGAAGCCACAAAGGCTAAGCGTACAACCTGGGCCCAGAGCTTGAACTTTGGAGGTGTCGTCGAGTGGGCTGTTGACCTGGAGGTCTGGTTCTCGCCCAAGCCTTGA
- a CDS encoding Fe2OG dioxygenase domain-containing protein encodes MENLPIKPSGILMQKDFITPEHEAKLVNLFQHELDWPARSGRLSLHWGYTFSYKTFGIDEDIPFKPFPDWLVPLLPITEGRPPDQVCLQHYAPGTGIPPHVDTHGAFDQLYALSLGSPLFMQFLDKETGEKTEVDLLPRSMIQMSGDSRLHWTHGIKSRKTDTLPDGTVRPRKDRWSLTYRWLREGGECECGNEKLCDTAQRRKGVEREYRWKQYEEDAKKNEKTTGHIGLAS; translated from the coding sequence ATGGAGAATCTTCCTATTAAGCCCTCTGGCATCTTGATGCAAAAAGATTTCATCACGCCAGAACACGAAGCCAAACTTGTCAACCTCTTTCAGCACGAGCTGGACTGGCCTGCACGCTCAGGGCGTCTATCACTACACTGGGGGTATACCTTTAGCTACAAGACGTTTGGAATCGATGAGGATATCCCTTTCAAGCCGTTCCCAGACTGGCTCGTCCCTCTGCTGCCCATCACGGAAGGTCGCCCGCCGGACCAGGTCTGCCTTCAGCATTACGCACCTGGTACTGGGATACCGCCTCATGTCGACACCCACGGTGCTTTTGACCAACTATATGCGCTTTCCCTAGGCTCACCACTTTTCATGCAGTTTCTTGACAAGGAAACAGGCGAAAAGACAGAGGTGGATTTGCTACCCCGGAGCATGATCCAGATGAGCGGGGATTCGAGACTTCACTGGACACACGGCATCAAGTCTCGCAAGACGGATACCCTACCGGATGGAACAGTGAGACCAAGAAAGGATCGTTGGAGTCTTACATATCGCTGGCTACGCGAGGGTGGAGAGTGCGAGTGTGGGAATGAGAAGCTATGCGATACGGCGCAAAGACGAAAGGGCGTGGAGAGGGAATATCGGTGGAAGCAATATGAGGAGGATGCAAAGAAGAATGAAAAGACTACAGGTCATATAGGGTTGGCGAGTTGA
- a CDS encoding Zn(2)-C6 fungal-type domain-containing protein, producing MVAVDSVRDCAFAVVCYSFERWTLLMIDFSPLERENVMAGSRFVLSAKRQTTLSANTGMRVRATSMRIRICLHQSPHFLTAAGRRIAVEVDRVDEIFSRLETLESTFRHAIAVRRDRSPVSTPYTLPRHGEAISPENAAASVPSTTDRPGTASLSHFANNNVFNTTMDIPLSHSSTTGNLLRSAPAKALLGHYPADLFLHIELRRPIPDGLQLIPVPTNQINLPTLQPDETDILIQNFFRLVHHFHPILDQRAFHDLYNRTIDDGLRPDLASALVLVVLALGAVAAATPNLSEPSWHPGIQYFTPAVRLLLAESLCSFGGNPILPQALYLAALYYSYISRPLLAWRLVHMASTDVQHYWIRSEKLLRDGQGGSQDQSILRVFWAILVLECDILAEHHLPRSGIEKIVDKLPYPWSDGPSEPYMHRWLADLSSRRLLNRIHYVLYAGAEPGTGGDGADEHSADESLPNLANELNHQLGGWYHLLPHSIRPNLDSPPSGVDDTMVTIRYHTTGDIIFRPFLYQVCALAPDASPSATLLENAERCLFHCRGYLNAVEHAVRAPTASLENLLHGTMAVVLLLSFAAFSKLEPLRVPDLNQLQDKGIRICERWAFPGSSIEQMVVILRALRAKCIDTG from the exons ATGGTCGCCGTAGACTCTGTCAGAGACTGCGCGTTTGCTGTTGTTTGCTACTCTTTTGAGCGATGGACTCTGCTGATGATTGACTTTTCACCGCTAGAAAGAGAAAATGTGATGGCAGGCAGCCGGTTTGTTCTCTCTGCGAAGAGGCAAACAACTCTGAGTGCGAATACCGGGATGAGAGTGAGAGCAACAAGTATGCGCATCCGAATCTGTCTACACCAATCACCCCATTTTCTGACTGCAGCTGGCAGACGAATAGCCGTCGAGGTAGACCGAGTCGATGAAATCTTCAGTCGGCTCGAGACGCTCGAGTCTACCTTTCGCCATGCAATAGCAGTGCGAAGGGATAGGAGCCCTGTCTCTACTCCTTACACCTTACCACGACATGGAGAAGCCATCAGTCCCGAAAATGCAGCTGCCTCGGTCCCTTCGACGACCGACAGACCTGGAACCGCCTCGCTTTCTCACTTTGCCAACAATAATGTCTTCAACACCACTATGGACATACCCTTATCCCATTCGTCCACTACAGGAAACCTCCTTCGCTCAGCACCCGCCAAGGCGTTGCTAGGCCACTATCCCGCTGACCTGTTTCTTCATATTGAACTTCGTCGACCTATCCCCGACGGCCTGCAGCTCATTCCAGTACCGACCAACCAGATAAACTTGCCCACGTTACAACCTGATGAGACGGATATCCTGATACAGAACTTCTTTCGATTAGTGCATCACTTTCATCCTATCCTTGACCAGAGGGCATTTCACGACTTGTACAACCGGACTATTGATGATGGCTTACGTCCCGATCTTGCCTCTGCTTTGGTCTTGGTCGTGCTGGCTCTTGGAGCTGTAGCCGCTGCAACACCGAACCTGTCGGAGCCTTCGTGGCACCCTGGTATTCAGTATTTTACTCCTGCCGTTCGACTCCTATTGGCCGAGTCTCTGTGCTCGTTTGGTGGCAATCCCATCCTGCCGCAGGCGCTGTACCTGGCGGCGCTTtactatagttatatatccAGGCCTCTACTCGCTTGGAGGCTGGTTCATATGGCATCTACGGATGTGCAGCATTACTGGATCCG CTCTGAGAAGTTGCTCCGTGATGGCCAGGGCGGATCACAAGATCAGTCAATTCTCAGGGTCTTTTGGGCGATTCTCGTCCTTGAATG CGATATTCTTGCCGAGCACCATCTTCCACGCAGCGGTATTGAGAAGATTGTAGACAAACTGCCCTATCCCTGGTCTGACGGTCCATCCGAGCCTTACATGCACCGCTGGCTCGCGGACCTTTCATCACGCCGCCTACTCAACCGGATTCACTACGTGCTGTATGCTGGTGCTGAACCGGGTACTGGGGGTGATGGGGCCGATGAACACTCGGCAGATGAAAGTCTTCCTAATCTGGCGAACGAGTTGAATCACCAACTAGGAGGTTGGTATCATCTCCTCCCTCATAGCATACGGCCGAACTTGGATAGTCCTCCATCTGGGGTGGATGACACCATGGTTACGATACGCTACCATACCACAGGGGATATCATTTTTAGACCCTTTCTGTATCAGGTTTGCGCATTGGCACCCGATGCATCTCCAAGTGCGACTTTACTCGAGAATGCTGAAAGATGTTTGTTCCATTGCCGGGGATACTTGAATGCCGTGGAGCATGCTGTCCGCGCCCCTACAGCTTCACTGGAGAACTTGCTACATGG AACAATGGCGGTTGTATTGCTGCTATCATTCGCCGCCTTTTCCAAACTCGAACCTCTTAGAGTACCAGACCTTAATCAACTACAAGATAAGGGGATACGGATCTGTGAGAGATGGGCGTTTCCGGGATCGAGCATTGAGCAGATGGTTGTCATCTTGCGTGCGCTGAGAGCTAAATGCATCGATACGGGATGA
- a CDS encoding N-acetyltransferase domain-containing protein — protein sequence MAVKESQSVAASNKPVRVRPASAKDAGRIAELGAHVFTVTFGHSVEPHELEAFLEESYTSSAITKDINDHDKDVIVATDANNNILGFAYLTRGSTEPCVQRVKNTVELQRIYVHPLAHGKGVGRSLERAIENMAREQGFKNIWLGVWEENWRAIKAYEKWGYTQVGDHDFVIGTVVQTDNIMLKAL from the coding sequence ATGGCGGTAAAAGAATCGCAGTCCGTCGCAGCAAGCAACAAGCCCGTCAGAGTCCGCCCAGCAAGCGCCAAGGATGCTGGTCGCATTGCAGAACTCGGGGCCCACGTCTTCACAGTGACTTTTGGCCACTCGGTCGAGCCACACGAATTAGAAGCTTTTCTCGAGGAATCTTACACTTCATCGGCTATTACGAAGGATATAAACGACCATGACAAGGATGTGATAGTCGCGACCGATGCGAATAATAACATCCTTGGCTTTGCGTACCTCACGCGGGGAAGTACTGAACCTTGCGTCCAACGTGTTAAGAATACAGTCGAACTTCAGCGCATCTACGTCCACCCTTTAGCACACGGAAAAGGAGTTGGGCGCTCCCTGGAGAGAGCAATCGAGAACATGGCACGAGAACAAGGCTTTAAGAACATCTGGCTTGGGGTCTGGGAAGAGAACTGGAGAGCAATCAAGGCATACGAAAAATGGGGATACACTCAAGTGGGGGATCATGACTTTGTTATTGGGACGGTGGTTCAGACGGATAATATCATgcttaaggctttataa
- a CDS encoding 2EXR domain-containing protein, whose amino-acid sequence MSVLSLSILSLLEADLTSYWYRPWDPWVEGPTSNDYVIVLSQRPIISKLFRVNTEARSCASRFYRVQLPCTYQCGDHAQENGTLYFNPELDILTISGFEYFVKFAHDIWVHDPRHVGLRNMALFDHRVRPMYTHEKKNNRLREVVSRLQRIMFPFMQEYSAEFRRVRFPGTNDTIPRLKPLFYRPIMPATPIFHRRPDRRPIQAELRQVFISSFNPQVKIHK is encoded by the coding sequence ATGAGCGTCTTATCTTTATCGATCTTGTCCCTCCTTGAAGCCGACCTCACGAGTTATTGGTACCGTCCCTGGGACCCTTGGGTAGAGGGACCAACTTCCAACGACTACGTTATCGTTTTATCGCAGCGCCCAATCATCAGCAAGCTATTCCGTGTCAACACAGAAGCCCGGTCCTGCGCATCCCGCTTCTATCGGGTCCAGCTTCCCTGCACCTACCAATGCGGGGACCATGCGCAAGAGAATGGCACTCTGTACTTCAACCCCGAACTGGATATCTTGACGATTTCGGGCTTTGAGTATTTCGTCAAGTTTGCCCATGACATCTGGGTTCACGACCCGAGACATGTAGGGCTTCGCAATATGGCTCTATTCGACCACAGAGTTAGGCCCATGTATACCCACGAGAAGAAAAACAATCGCCTGCGCGAGGTGGTATCCCGGCTTCAGCGCATCATGTTCCCGTTCATGCAGGAATACAGCGCCGAATTTCGACGTGTGCGCTTTCCCGGCACAAACGACACTATCCCGAGACTCAAACCACTCTTCTACCGACCCATCATGCCCGCAACCCCTATTTTCCATCGGCGACCCGATCGCAGACCTATTCAGGCAGAGCTTAGACAGGTATTCATTAGCTCATTTAACCCCCAGGTCAAAATTCATAAATAA
- a CDS encoding NB-ARC domain-containing protein encodes MAEEAGLAANIAVLIKLSGEVTTLCIEYSAADTNNPEISKLQSRVVGLGTALGATQKFVESRDGQKLTVSQETLDVIDTCNKKLSSIKKALEENKEGNKEGNLYRRWSTRTLKWPWKRAQLDKIISQLDRYEQVITLALEPGKTGILGNIIRGLDNVSHQHLDIASRIGCFSVPFLSNPDFINRPEILKWMKEQHDSHAGRIALVGKDGLGKSQMALHFAEKMHDKDHKCSVFWIDGSSKPMFEHSFQSLADTLQLPGRHNPKANCLVLVSDWLNKEEAGPWVMILDNVEDNVFSSKYDDTQIAALLPRRRTGCLIATTRSQAVAEGLIILPKAIYEIDAMSDAQAMRLFRGKINRARLEDSYDANSARKLVRALDHCPLAISIAAGFIIHCAPDMTTESYLDQFSTVGQQKNSLLNKEGGQLALNETVPAPVVAAWEITFRRMEQRESSVARLLSLMSIFNPQEIPTLGLQRYMFDVDWKVRRQLSKDLRTLCALALVSDSASGDTYQMHPLIQTCTRAWLTQSGKMEYWKRRFLSDLATQFPSVPGGGNRSTCQALLPHVERLFDEEPDDNSLNDWVILLRRCALYFRDTQRGETAIELSKKALAKAEAVWGRVDVKTQSLIDHTALFLGHERRFQEEEALLAELVEIRTRTLGEEHTNTLAAMDLLADSYCKQERFKEAEELFLSVIEKQKRTLGEDHHGTLTTMRRLAGLYRKNGRKEEGLKLFTLLEKANRDSKKDSQYDTDAVNLAIAHMDFQQYTEAEELLKPAVERLTRTRGHNEGITLWATSVLAGVYKRQKRYKEAIALAQWCLPLLEQVCGQDHHRTVYTRSLLASLRKA; translated from the exons ATGGCCGAAGAAGCCGGACTAGCCGCGAACATCGCCGTCCTCATCAAGCTCTCTGGGGAAGTCACCACTCTATGCATTGAGTACTCTGCTGCAGACACAAATAACCCCGAAATCTCCAAGCTACAGTCGCGCGTAGTGGGGCTTGGCACGGCACTCGGAGCCACCCAGAAGTTTGTCGAAAGCCGCGATGGCCAAAAGCTTACTGTATCCCAGGAAACCCTGGACGTCATTGATACCTGCAACAAGAAGCTCTCCAGTATAAAGAAGGCGTtggaggagaacaaggaggGGAACAAGGAGGGAAACTTGTATCGGCGATGGAGCACGCGTACATTGAAGTGGCCGTGGAAGAGAGCCCAGCTTGACAAAATCATCTCACAACTGGATCGTTACGAGCAGGTCATCACTCTCGCCTTGGAACCCGGTAAAAC CGGAATACTCGGCAACATTATTCGTGGACTCGACAACGTCTCCCACCAGCATCTGGACATCGCATCTCGCATTGGCTGCTTCAGTGTCCCATTTCTGTCTAACCCAGACTTTATAAATCGACCTGAGATTCTCAAGTGGATGAAGGAACAGCATGATAGCCATGCTGGGCGCATTGCATTAGTCGGCAAAGACGGGCTTGG AAAATCACAGATGGCACTCCACTTCGCCGAAAAAATGCACGACAAGGACCACAAATGTAGCGTCTTTTGGATAGACGGGAGCTCCAAACCAATGTTTGAACACTCGTTCCAATCCCTCGCAGACACGCTCCAACTCCCTGGACGCCACAATCCCAAAGCCAACTGCCTCGTGCTCGTTAGTGACTGGCTCAATAAGGAAGAAGCTGGGCCATGGGTTATGATCCTGGACAATGTCGAGGACAACGTCTTTTCTTCCAAATACGATGACACTCAGATTGCAGCGCTCCTCCCACGACGGCGCACCGGTTGTCTCATCGCCACCACGCGCAGCCAAGCTGTTGCCGAGGGCCTCATCATACTCCCCAAGGCCATCTACGAGATTGACGCAATGAGCGACGCCCAAGCCATGCGTCTCTTCCGAGGCAAGATAAATCGGGCCCGACTTGAAGACAGCTACGATGCTAATTCAGCTCGGAAACTGGTTCGAGCTTTGGATCACTGCCCACTCGCAATTTCCATTGCCGCCGGCTTCATTATTCATTGTGCACCCGACATGACGACTGAAAGCTATCTGGATCAATTCTCGACAGTTGGCCAGCAAAAAAATAGTCTGCTGAACAAGGAAGGGGGCCAACTTGCACTAAACGAGACTGTCCCAGCTCCTGTTGTTGCAGCATGGGAAATCACGTTTAGACGAATGGAACAGAGAGAGTCATCTGTGGCGAGGCTACTCTCTTTGATGAGTATTTTCAATCCTCAAGAGATCCCTACCTTGGGGTTGCAGCGCTACATGTTCGACGTTGATTGGAAGGTCCGTCGCCAGCTAAGCAAAGATCTGAGGACCCTCTGCGCGTTGGCTCTCGTGTCAGATTCAGCCTCGGGAGATACTTATCAGATGCACCCTCTGATCCAAACTTGCACACGCGCTTGGTTGACTCAGTCTGGAAAGATGGAGTACTGGAAGCGGCGTTTCTTAAGCGACCTGGCCACCCAGTTTCCGAGTGTCCCAGGTGGTGGGAACCGATCTACTTGCCAAGCACTTCTTCCTCATGTTGAACGACTGTTTGATGAGGAACCTGACGACAACAGTCTCAACGACTGGGTAATCTTGCTGAGACGCTGCGCATTGTATTTCAGAGACACCCAGAGAGGTGAAACAGCAATCGAGTTGTCTAAAAAGGCACTGGCAAAAGCCGAGGCCGTCTGGGGCAGAGTAGACGTCAAGACCCAAAGCTTGATCGACCACACGGCTCTATTCTTGGGCCACGAGCGTCGATtccaggaagaagaagctctctTGGCCGAGCTTGTTGAGATCAGAACTCGGACCCTTGGCGAGGAGCACACCAACACCCTCGCCGCGATGGACCTCCTGGCAGACTCATACTGCAAGCAGGAGCGTTTCAAAGAAGCGGAGGAACTTTTTCTGTCCGTTATCGAGAAACAAAAGAGGACTCTGGGAGAGGATCATCACGGTACGCTCACCACCATGAGGCGGCTTGCGGGCCTCTACCGAAAGAACGGCAGGAAGGAGGAAGGTCTCAAACTCTTTACCCTACTAGAAAAGGCCAACAGAGATTCAAAGAAAGACAGCCAATACGACACAGACGCAGTCAACCTGGCAATAGCACACATGGACTTTCAGCAGTACACAGAAGCAGAGGAGTTGTTGAAACCAGCAGTGGAGAGACTAACAAGGACCCGGGGACATAATGAAGGAATTACCCTGTGGGCAACGTCTGTTCTCGCAGGGGTGTATAAGCGGCAGAAGCGCTACAAGGAGGCGATTGCTCTCGCGCAGTGGTGTCTTCCCTTGCTGGAACAAGTCTGTGGTCAGGATCACCATCGCACGGTGTACACGCGGAGTCTATTGGCGTCTCTGAGGAAAGCATAG
- a CDS encoding HET domain-containing protein, whose protein sequence is MTPQLPKCDVCLDLDKELLERKLHGEAYSCYLEEIIASLEKCQTCSLLLKAVRHSFPEVFAKPAFFQLYFSHFGGQGYQWSNDVFGLSISPREFPDTEDDPLEMIPGGWKPRVLHICSTNPIPGHYLAEVLLSPPTAKLWLRKRRDGSMIARRIILTAVGSRPVSPNGSFKWYLGRGLALVHHCWGKHQIITTTRGNFSQHQDEIPWDDLSTTFRDAIEFCLCLGLEFIWIDSLCIVQDDTEDWEQEAVKMATYYTNAHVTLAATAAPDGTVGLFPEPHVEDQPLVLEGTNERGEPYHLVARTSINHVFEDEQVAIAEFPLMTRGWVYQEHILSRRFLHFGRRELMWECHSATHCQCGVIPSQPRSDYTTNQVLSVAKSGLDITDKKSRRRMWYDNVEAIMNLNFTYFKDRLPAAAGVAKRLAKGATGRYLAGLWEDCLIADLCWSILENGGRSDELKGFPSWSWGSVSGGLATLWCQSDLDDDNVKPVATVLEISCEPNPPSFLGHLDRAILVIESRVVTVTMSSVDMKGRRVRELQFKNAKLYGELGGSWTFHPDVQNWEMDGAEVEVVIVEMMREMVDEKVKSATFVILQPDKDLSRRVGLLRAQVRRRRGAPDQGLTFLDHFLSEATTATVNIC, encoded by the exons ATGACCCCTCAACTACCGAAATGCGACGTCtgtctcgacctcgacaaggagCTCTTGGAACGTAAGCTCCACGGAGAAGCCTATTCCTGCTATCTTGAGGAGATCATTGCATCCTTGGAAAAGTGTCAAACATGCAGCCTCCTGCTTAAGGCTGTCCGGCACTCTTTCCCGGAGGTTTTTGCCAAGCCGGCCTTCTTCCAGCTCTATTTCTCTCATTTTGGCGGACAAGGCTATCAATGGTCCAATGATGTTTTCGGTCTGAGCATTTCACCAAGAGAGTTCCCTGACACAGAAGATGATCCGCTGGAGATGATTCCCGGTGGCTGGAAACCGCGAGTTCTTCACATCTGTTCC ACAAACCCAATCCCTGGCCATTATTTGGCAGAGGTTCTGTTATCTCCTCCGACCGCCAAGCTTTGGCTGCGCAAGCGAAGGGATGGATCCATGATTGCGAGAAGAATCATCCTGACTGCCGTAGGGTCCAGACCAGTCTCCCCAAACGGGTCGTTCAAATGGTACCTGGGCCGGGGGCTGGCGCTTGTACA CCATTGCTGGGGCAAGCATCAGATCATCACCACGACGAGAGGCAACTTCAGCCAACACCAGGACGAAATCCCGTGGGACGATCTGTCAACCACTTTTCGAGATGCCATCGAGTTTTGTCTGTGTTTAGGACTGGAGTTTATCTGGATTGACTCACTATGCATCGTGCAGGACGACACCGAAGACTGGGAACAGGAAGCCGTCAAGATGGCGACGTATTATACAAACGCGCATGTGACTCTGGCAGCAACGGCGGCTCCTGACGGAACTGTTGGGCTATTCCCTGAACCCCATGTCGAGGACCAGCCTCTGGTGTTGGAAGGTACAAATGAACGAGGAGAACCGTACCACCTCGTTGCTCGAACCTCCATCAACCACGTCTTTGAAGATGAGCAGGTTGCAATTGCCGAGTTCCCGCTGATGACCCGAGGATGGGTTTACCAAGAGCACATTTTATCCCGCCGCTTCCTTCACTTTGGAAGGAGGGAGCTCATGTGGGAGTGTCACTCTGCTACACATTGCCAATGTGGCGTCATACCCAGCCAGCCGCGGTCTGACTACACGACAAACCAGGTGCTTAGCGTTGCCAAGTCTGGCCTGGATATAACAGACAAGAAGTCTAGACGGAGAATGTGGTATGATAATGTTGAGGCAATCATGAACCTAAACTTTACATACTTTAAGGATAGACttcctgctgctgcgggTGTGGCAAAGCGACTGGCGAAGGGAGCCACGGGCAGATACTTGGCAGGTTTATGGGAAGATTGTCTCATTGCGGATCTTTGCTGGTCGATCCTCGAGAATGGGGGAAGGTCGGATGAACTGAAAGGTTTCCCATCCTGGTCCTGGGGATCTGTATCTGGGGGGCTGGCAACACTCTGGTGTCAGTCTGACCTTGATGATGACAACGTGAAGCCAGTAGCCACGGTCCTTGAGATCAGCTGCGAGCCCAACCCTCCGTCATTCCTGGGTCATCTGGACCGAGCCATACTTGTTATTGAAAGCCGCGTTGTCACCGTAACGATGTCTTCGGTCGATATGAAAGGCAGAAGAGTGCGAGAATTACAGTTCAAGAACGCCAAGTTGTACGGAGAGCTGGGTGGGAGCTGGACCTTCCATCCAGATGTCCAGAACTGGGAAATGGATGGCGCAGAGGTGGAAGTGGTTATTGTAGAGATGATGAGAGAAATGGTGGATGAAAAGGTCAAGTCGGCCACTTTTGTGATTTTGCAACCCGATAAAGACTTGTCTCGACGCGTTGGGCTCCTGAGGGCTcaggtgaggaggagaagaggggcGCCTGATCAAGGCTTGACGTTTCTGGATCACTTTTTGAGCGAGGCTACAACAGCGACGGTAAATATTTGTTAA